In Afipia carboxidovorans OM5, the sequence CGACGACATGCTCGCGCCGGAGGATCATGAGTTCCTCGATACGCTCGACGAATATCGCGCCCGCCTGTTCGCGGCGGAGCAAGGTTATGACCTGTTGGGGGACGAGGGCGTTCTCACCGACTGGTGGGGGTTCTGCTGGATGATCCTCGCCGAGAAGCGTGGGCTGCTCACGCCGGAGAACCGTGCGGCCGCGCGGCTGGAATGGGAGGAACGCTTTCGCGCCGTGCCGAATGTGATCGGCGTCATCGTCAGCCGCTGATAAGACGCGTCGTCAGTTCAGCGAGGCGCGGGTCGCCGGCATCGCAATCTTAGGTGCCGAGCTCCGTGCCGCTGTGTGGGCCGCTGGCAGCGTGCCGGTAATCTCGACATTCGAATTCGGCCGAACCTCGCCGATATCGGCGCTGACGGGCGCCACCTTCATCTCACCAAGGCGGGCACGCAATTCGGGGGTGAGGCCCGGATAGGTCGCGACCGGTGCGAATTCCGCCGTTTGTCCGTTGATCGGCGACACGCCGGTATAGGCGACGAGGCCGTCGGTGGTCGCAACGATGTCGCCGGGCCGCAGCGTGGTGTCGAGTGCGAGGTCGACCGGCGCAAGGCCTCCGGGGCTGCGGCCATTGCAGGTGCAGTCGGCCTTCAGCGTCTTGCGATAGGCAAAGGCGTTCTGCAGTTCGCTGTAGCGCTCGCCGTTCGCGCCGAGCGCGGTTTCGATATTGCTGCCGAAATAGATTTTCGTGGTGCTGGCCGGACAGAACGACTGGCACATCTGTGCGGGCGGCATGCTGGTGCGCGCGGGCAGCGGAAAATATTTTCCGTCACAGGTGCGCACGCAGTAGGAGGCGGAGCGCCCGCTGCTGACGGGTGTGACGGTTGCAGGCGGCGGATCGATTGGATTGCCGAAGAAGTCGGTCTGCGGGGCTTGCCGTGTGGGCTCGGCCGCGCGCTGGTCGGGGCTGCTGCCGAACAGGAAATCGAGAAAGCCTGCGGAGGCGGATTGCGGCGCGAGCGCCAGCACGACGGCGAACAGCACGGCGTAGCCGGGCTTCGATGCGGGACGCAAACGCAACGGTCACTCCACCAACACGACAAAAAATGTGCCGGCGGCGCGTGGCTTCCGGCGTCAAAACAATAACGCGGGATGGTAAACGCGAGGTTAGGGCACGGCTTGCGGCCTTGGCTGAGCGCGAAACCCGCGCTCAGCGCCTTAGAAGAAAAGCCACGTGACGAGCACGAAGGTCGGCAGCAGTACGAGCGAGGACCAGATCATGTAGCCGAAGAAGCTCGGCATCTTCACGCCCTGCTCGCGGGCGATGGCATAGACCATGAAGTTCGGCGCGTTGCCGATATAGGTATTGGCGCCCATGTAGACCGCGCCGGAGGAGATCGCCGCGAGCACCGCCGCCTGCGTCGTCATCAGCACTTGCGGGTCGCCGCCCGCGAGCTGGAAGAACACGAGATAGGTCGGCGCGTTGTCGAGGAACGAAGACAGTGCGCCCGTCAGCCAGAAATAGGCCGCGGGGTTGGCGCTGCCGTCGGCGCGGCTCACCAGCGCGAGCAGGTTCGCGAACGCGCCGTTGCTGCCCGCCTGCAGCATCGCCATCACCGGAATGATGCAGATGAAGATGCCGGCGAACAGGATCGCGACCTCGCGGATCGGCCCCCACGAAAAGCCGTTGGCATCGCGGTCGGCCTTGCGGGTGAGGCGGATGGAAGCAATCGCGACCAGCACGAAGATTGCGTCGCGCAATAAATCCTGCAGTTCGAGCTCGGCGCCGGCGACGTTGAAAGCAATGCCTGGCTTCCATTTTGCGCTCATCAGGATCGCGGCGATGATGACGGCGAGAAGGAGCAGATTGATCTTGCCGTGCAGCTTGAGCGGTGAATCGGGTGTCGGGTCTTTCTTCCGTGCGCGGCCTTCGCGGCGGTGAAAATAGATGTCGAGCACGCAGAAGACCGCCAGCACGATGCCGCCGGTGGTCAGGGTTTCGAGCCACAGATGCTGCGTGGTCCAGAAGAAGTCGACGCCCTTGAGGAAGCCCAGGAACAGCGGCGGGTCGCCGAGCGGTGACAACGCGCCGCCGATATTGGCGACGAGGAAGATGAAGAACACGACGACATGCGCATTGTATTGCCGCTCGTCGTTGGCGCGGATCAGCGGCCGGATCAGGATCATCGCCGCGCCCGTGGTGCCGACGATGCTCGCAAGCACCGCACCGATGCCGAGCAGCGCGGTGTTGCTCAGCGGGCTGTCGTGCAGATTGCCTTCGAGATAGATGCCGCCTGCAACCGTGAATAGCGCGAGCAGCAGGAGGATGAACGGCATGTATTCGAGAAATGCCGTATGCGCGAGTGCGCTCGTCACGGTCGGCGCATCGACCGCGAGAAACAGCGGAATGACGATCAGCGCCGACCAGAAGAGGGTGAACTTGCCGAGATGGTGCTCCCAGACATGCGGGTAGAACACCGGGCCGGTGGCGATGCAGAGCAGGATGCCGATGAATGGCAGGGCCCAGAGAACGGACAACTGAGCACCATCAAGGCCCGAAGCGAAGGCGGGAGATGGCAGGCAGATGGCGAGAAGGGTGAGGATCAGGCGGCGGGATATCGTCATTTGCGGGCAGTGTGACCTCGCCGGCCGATTTTTCAAGATTTCAAAAGTCTAGGACTTCAGAAATTCTGTCGCAGTGTAGAGCGAGCGAAATGGCAAGCCTGCGGCCTTGAAGGTCTCGTTTGCCCCTTCCTCGCGGTCGACGATGGTGAAAACGAGTGCAACCTCGCCGCCGGCGTCGCGGACGGCATCCACCGCCTTGACAGCCGACCCGCCGGTGGTGGTGACGTCCTCGAGGATGGCGACGCGCTTGCCTTTCAGGCTTTGGGTCTTGGCAAGGCCTTCCAAGCCGAGCTTTGCGCCATGCTCCTTCGGCGCCTTCCGCACGAAGATTGCCGACATCGGCTGCTGCTTCTGCCATGACAGTTGTGCGATTGCGCCGGCGATCGGCACCGCGCCCATCTCAAGGCCGCCAACGAAATCGATCTTCTCGCTCCGGAGCGCCTCGAAGAACAGTTCGGCGAGTAGCGCCGCGCCCTCGGGGTCGAGCATGGTCGGCTTCATGTTGAAGTAGAAATCGCTCTTGCGCCCGGAGACGAGCGTAATCTCGCCGCGTCCGAACGAACGGTCGCGAATGATGTCTTTAAGGCGGGCGCGGGCAGCGGCTGTGGACACGGGCAGGCTCGGAAATCTGATGGGATGAGGACCGCAATTTAGCGGCGATCGGGAGGGTGCACCACTATTGCGCGTGCCCATCAACAGTTCAATGCGGAATTGTCGGCGGGCGGTGAAGGCGCGGTCAAGGCAAACGCGGCGAGCGGGCTTGAGAGAAGCGCGCTCATCCGGGTCAGGCCGTCGGCATGGCTTAATGTGCCTCGTCCCAATTGTCGGCGGCGCGGGCATCGACGCGTAACGGCACCGACAGCGCCGTCGCCGGGAAGGGGGCCTGCTCCATCACCTCGCGGATGACGGGGAGCGTTTTGTCCACTTCGCTGTCCGGGACCTCGAACACCAACTCGTCATGCACCTGCAGCAGCATGCGCGCGGCGAGCTTCTTTTGCGTCAGCGCATCCTCCATCCGGATCATCGCGCGGCGGATGATATCGGCGGCGGTGCCTTGCAGTCGCGCGTTGATCGCAGCCCGTTCGTTGAAGGCACGCAGCGACGGGTTCGAGGCCTTGATGTCGGGGTAATGGCACTTGCGGCCGAACAGCGTGGTGACATAGCCGTGCTCACGGCAGAAATCACGCGTCGCGTCCATGTAGGCACGGATGCCCGGGAAGCGCTCGAAATATTTCTTGATGTAGGCGCCGGCTTCCTCGCGCGGAATGCCAAGCTGATTGGCGAGCCCGAACGCCGAGATGCCGTAGATAATGCCGAAATTGATCGCCTTGGCGCGGCGGCGCACCTCGCCCGGCATGTCCTTGATCGGCACGCCGAACATCTCCGACGCCGTCATCGCGTGAATGTCGAGGCCGTCTTTGAACGCCTGCTTCAGCACCGGAATGTCGGCGATCTCGGCGAGAAGCCGCAATTCGATCTGCGAATAGTCGGCCGAGACGAGCTTGTGCCCCTTCGCTGCGATGAAGGCGCGGCGGATCTTGCGGCCGTCCTCGGTGCGAACCGGAATGTTCTGCAGGTTCGGTTCGTTCGACGACAGACGCCCCGTGGTGGTCGCGGCAAGCGCGTAGGTGGTGTGGACACGTTGCGTCTGCGGCAGAAGGTGGGTCGGCAGCGCATCTGTGTATGTCGATTTCAGTTTCGACACCTGCCGCCAGTCGAGGATCTTGCGCGGGAAGTCGTGGCCGGCCTCGGCGAGATCTTCGAGAATCGAAGCCGTGGTCGACCATGCGCCGGTCTTGGTTTTCTGGCCGCCGGGCAGGCCCATCTTGCCGAACATCACGTCGCCAAGTTGCTTCGGGCTGCCGGGATTGATGTCCTCGCCGGCAATCTCGCGGATTTCCGCTTCGAGCCGCGCGGCGGATTGGGCAAATTCACCGGAGAGACGTGCGAGCACCTGGCGGTCGATCATGATGCCGCGCCGTTCCATCCGGGCGAGCACGTCGATCAGCGGCCGCTCCAGCGACTCGTAGACGTTATTCATGCGCTCGGAGATCAGCCGCGCCTTGAACACGAGCCACAGTCGCATGATGACATCGGCGGACTCTGCGCCGTATTCGGCGGCCCGTGGGATCTCCACCTGATCGAGAGAGATACGGTTGCGCCCACTGCCGACAATGTCAGCATGAGCGATCATCTCGTGCCCGAGCCATTGCTCGGCCAGCGCCTCGATGTCATGCGAGCTGCGCCCGGCATCGAGCGCGTAAGACATCAGTTGCACGTCATCGACGGTGCGCAGCGTGATGTTGTGCTGCGCGAGCAGCACGGCCGCGAACTTGATGTCGAAGCCGGTTTTCAGCACGGCTTCGGATTCGAGAAGTGCCGTCAGGGTTTCGAGCACCTTCGCGGCTTCGATCTGTCCATCCGCGAGCCCGCTTGCGAACAGATCGTCGCCGCCGCCGGCCTTCTTGTGGCCGAGTGGGATGTAGGCAGCCTCATTCGGCGAGAGCGCAAGCGCGATGCCGCAGATGTCCGCCTGCATCGGATCGAACGACGTCGCCTTGATAGCGATCGCGACATGGCCGAGGTCATGCGCGCGCGTCACCCAGGCCGCGAGTTCGTCCGCGGTGCGGATGGTGGCGTATTTGGTGCGATCGACCTTCGCTGCGGCAACGTCCTTGGCGCGCGAGGCCGCCAGTGCCTGCGGTGAAAATACCGGCGCTGCCGCGAGCGTTGTAACTGGCGCGGTGGAGACTGTCCCCCTGGCTCTGGTGTCGGGCTCGCCGCCGAGTGGCAGCGTCTGTGGCGAAGCTTCGCTCGGCCCGCCTGCGAAAGCGCTTTTCAGCCGCTCGTCGGGCATGACGCTCGACGCATCGATCTCGGCATAATCAGCGACGCGGCGCGTCAGCGTCGAGAATTCCATCGCCTTGAGGAAGGAGATCAGCTTGCGATAGTCCGGTTCGTGAATGGCAAGCTCGTCGAGCGGCACGTCGAGCTTCACCTTGTCGTCGAGCAGCACGAGCTGGCGCGAAATCCGCGCCTTCTCGGCGTTCGCGATCAGTGCCTCGCGCCGCTTCGGCTGCTTGATCTCCGTAGCGCGCGACAGCAACGTTTCGAGGTCGCCGTATTCGGTGATGAGTTGCGCGGCCGTCTTGACGCCGATGCCCGGCACGCCCGGCACGTTATCGACGGAGTCGCCCGCGAGCGCCTGCACCTCGACGACCTTGTCCGGCGGCACACCGAATTTCTCGATCACTTCGGGGACACCGAGGCGGCGGTCCTTCATGGTGTCGTACATGGTGACGCAGTCGGTCACGAGTTGCATCAGGTCTTTGTCGGAAGAAACGATGGTGGCGCTCGCGCCGCGCGCGCAGGCTTCCCGCACATAGGTCGCAATCAGGTCGTCGGCCTCGAAGCCTCCCTGTTCGAGGCAGGGCAAATCGAAGGCATGCACCGCTTCGCGGATCAGCGCGAACTGCGGAATGAGGTCGTCCGGCGCAGGCGGGCGGTGTGCTTTGTAGTCGGAATAGATCGTGTTGCGGAACGTAACTTCGGACTTGTCGAAGACGATGGCGAGATGGGTTGGCCGATCCTCCGGCGGCATATCGCGCATCAGCTTCCACAGCATGTTGCAGAAGCCGAGCACGGCGTTGATCTGCAAGCCGTCGGACTTGCGGTTCAGCGGCGGCAGCGCGTGGTAGGCACGGAAGATGTAGCCCGAGCCATCGACCAGAAAGACATGGTCACCCTTGCCGGGTGGCTTGACCCCGGCGGGTTTTGCGGAAGTTTTGGCGGAGGAAACTGGCTTTTTCGACATGGCCGCAACTTAAGGAGTCCGGCTCGCGTTTGACACCCCTTGGAATGGAGCACTGCACACCAGAATTCGTCATGGCGGGGCATAGCCCGTCGAAGACGGGCGTAAACGCCCTGATGACCCGGCCATCCACGACCTTCTTCTCGAATTCCGGGAGACGTGGATGCCCGGAACAAGTCCGGATATGACGGGAGCGCAGAGATTGGCTATTCCGCCGGCTGCAGGGCAGGGCGCGGCTTCTGCGGTGCGATCCAGAGCGCGCCCGGCCGCTCGAACAGGAAGTTGAGGCGGGTGTCGCGCACGACCCACCAGATCACAAGCGAACCGACGACGCCGGCGGTGGTGACGATCAGCGAGATGAGGCCGACGTCGGCAATGAGATTGGTTTTCAGGAGAAGCGTGCGCGTCGCCGCCATCGGCAGGAAGAAGGCGAGATAGATCACGATTGAATGTTCACCGCAGTAGCGGATTGCATCGGCCAGACTCGCGCGTGCCAGCAGCGTCGCCGCGGCGATGACGGCGCAGGCACCGGCAATGCCGAGCGCTAGTGAGACGAGCGGCCATTCGCTCGCGCCGATATGAACGAGGGTGGCGTTGATGACGGCCCACATAGCAAGCCCGGCCAATGCCACGCCGGGGCGGCGGCGGACGGACTCCGCGAGCGTGAAGATGTGCTGCGAGAACAAGTAGCCGGAATAGAAATAGACGAAACGTGCGGCGAACTCGTCGATCACCGTCCAGCCGGTTTGCAAGTGGGAGGCCTCAAGCATCGCCGCGGCGATCCAGACCGCCCAGCCGGGCAGGCGCAGCGTCAACTTGGTGACGACGAAGAACACCGGCAGAAGGTAGATGAACCACAACGTACCGAACGGCTCGATGAAGGATTCGAGGTACATCACGCCGACATGCATCCAGCCGCCGGTGGATGCGAAATGCGGTGCCTTGAATGCGAACTGGATCGCGGTCCAGAGGATATAGAAATAGAAAAAGTGCACGACCTTGCGGTCGAGGTAGGTGCGCCAGTTACGGTTAATGACGAGCGGCAGGAACAGGCCCGAGATCAGGAAGAAGTCGGGCATGCGGAACGGCTTCGCGAACGCGACGATGAGGTGCATGAAGCCCTCGTCGCCAGCTGCGGCCTCGACGCCAAGGGTCGAGTGCATCATCACCACCATGATGATGCAGATGCCCTTGGCATAGTCGACCCAGTCGACGCGTGCGCCCGGTGTCGCTTGTGTCCCGTTCTTGCTCACTGTCGTGCCAAATCTGCTCGGTTCGCGCTACATTCGAGGGCGCAGGTTTCAGTCGGGTTTATTCATTCAAATGTCATGCCGCTGTGGCCGTTAATGTGGCAGCAACGTGTTCCCTCGGCGTTGCAAAACCGCTAAGACGCGCGAGGCTTTGCGCAACGGCGCGTTAACCATGAGGCAGATCGGGCAATGCGGATCACGATGATCGGGACTGGCTATGTCGGGCTCGTCTCCGGCGCCTGCCTGGCCGACTTCGGCCACCGCGTCACCTGCGTCGATACCGATGCCGGGAAGATCGCGGCACTCCATCGCGGCGAGATGCCGATCTACGAGCCGGGCCTCGAGCAGCTTGTCGAGACCTCCGTGAAGGCCGGCCGGCTCGATTTCCAGACCGACCTGTCGGGGCCGGTGGCGGAAGCCGATGCGGTGTTCATCGCGGTCGGCACGCCGTCGCGGCGCGGCGATGGGCATGCCGATCTCAGTTACGTCTACGCGGCCGCGCGCGAGATTGCC encodes:
- a CDS encoding DUF2865 domain-containing protein, with translation MRLRPASKPGYAVLFAVVLALAPQSASAGFLDFLFGSSPDQRAAEPTRQAPQTDFFGNPIDPPPATVTPVSSGRSASYCVRTCDGKYFPLPARTSMPPAQMCQSFCPASTTKIYFGSNIETALGANGERYSELQNAFAYRKTLKADCTCNGRSPGGLAPVDLALDTTLRPGDIVATTDGLVAYTGVSPINGQTAEFAPVATYPGLTPELRARLGEMKVAPVSADIGEVRPNSNVEITGTLPAAHTAARSSAPKIAMPATRASLN
- a CDS encoding sodium:proton antiporter, encoding MTISRRLILTLLAICLPSPAFASGLDGAQLSVLWALPFIGILLCIATGPVFYPHVWEHHLGKFTLFWSALIVIPLFLAVDAPTVTSALAHTAFLEYMPFILLLLALFTVAGGIYLEGNLHDSPLSNTALLGIGAVLASIVGTTGAAMILIRPLIRANDERQYNAHVVVFFIFLVANIGGALSPLGDPPLFLGFLKGVDFFWTTQHLWLETLTTGGIVLAVFCVLDIYFHRREGRARKKDPTPDSPLKLHGKINLLLLAVIIAAILMSAKWKPGIAFNVAGAELELQDLLRDAIFVLVAIASIRLTRKADRDANGFSWGPIREVAILFAGIFICIIPVMAMLQAGSNGAFANLLALVSRADGSANPAAYFWLTGALSSFLDNAPTYLVFFQLAGGDPQVLMTTQAAVLAAISSGAVYMGANTYIGNAPNFMVYAIAREQGVKMPSFFGYMIWSSLVLLPTFVLVTWLFF
- a CDS encoding acyltransferase family protein: MSKNGTQATPGARVDWVDYAKGICIIMVVMMHSTLGVEAAAGDEGFMHLIVAFAKPFRMPDFFLISGLFLPLVINRNWRTYLDRKVVHFFYFYILWTAIQFAFKAPHFASTGGWMHVGVMYLESFIEPFGTLWFIYLLPVFFVVTKLTLRLPGWAVWIAAAMLEASHLQTGWTVIDEFAARFVYFYSGYLFSQHIFTLAESVRRRPGVALAGLAMWAVINATLVHIGASEWPLVSLALGIAGACAVIAAATLLARASLADAIRYCGEHSIVIYLAFFLPMAATRTLLLKTNLIADVGLISLIVTTAGVVGSLVIWWVVRDTRLNFLFERPGALWIAPQKPRPALQPAE
- the polA gene encoding DNA polymerase I — encoded protein: MSKKPVSSAKTSAKPAGVKPPGKGDHVFLVDGSGYIFRAYHALPPLNRKSDGLQINAVLGFCNMLWKLMRDMPPEDRPTHLAIVFDKSEVTFRNTIYSDYKAHRPPAPDDLIPQFALIREAVHAFDLPCLEQGGFEADDLIATYVREACARGASATIVSSDKDLMQLVTDCVTMYDTMKDRRLGVPEVIEKFGVPPDKVVEVQALAGDSVDNVPGVPGIGVKTAAQLITEYGDLETLLSRATEIKQPKRREALIANAEKARISRQLVLLDDKVKLDVPLDELAIHEPDYRKLISFLKAMEFSTLTRRVADYAEIDASSVMPDERLKSAFAGGPSEASPQTLPLGGEPDTRARGTVSTAPVTTLAAAPVFSPQALAASRAKDVAAAKVDRTKYATIRTADELAAWVTRAHDLGHVAIAIKATSFDPMQADICGIALALSPNEAAYIPLGHKKAGGGDDLFASGLADGQIEAAKVLETLTALLESEAVLKTGFDIKFAAVLLAQHNITLRTVDDVQLMSYALDAGRSSHDIEALAEQWLGHEMIAHADIVGSGRNRISLDQVEIPRAAEYGAESADVIMRLWLVFKARLISERMNNVYESLERPLIDVLARMERRGIMIDRQVLARLSGEFAQSAARLEAEIREIAGEDINPGSPKQLGDVMFGKMGLPGGQKTKTGAWSTTASILEDLAEAGHDFPRKILDWRQVSKLKSTYTDALPTHLLPQTQRVHTTYALAATTTGRLSSNEPNLQNIPVRTEDGRKIRRAFIAAKGHKLVSADYSQIELRLLAEIADIPVLKQAFKDGLDIHAMTASEMFGVPIKDMPGEVRRRAKAINFGIIYGISAFGLANQLGIPREEAGAYIKKYFERFPGIRAYMDATRDFCREHGYVTTLFGRKCHYPDIKASNPSLRAFNERAAINARLQGTAADIIRRAMIRMEDALTQKKLAARMLLQVHDELVFEVPDSEVDKTLPVIREVMEQAPFPATALSVPLRVDARAADNWDEAH
- the pyrE gene encoding orotate phosphoribosyltransferase; the encoded protein is MSTAAARARLKDIIRDRSFGRGEITLVSGRKSDFYFNMKPTMLDPEGAALLAELFFEALRSEKIDFVGGLEMGAVPIAGAIAQLSWQKQQPMSAIFVRKAPKEHGAKLGLEGLAKTQSLKGKRVAILEDVTTTGGSAVKAVDAVRDAGGEVALVFTIVDREEGANETFKAAGLPFRSLYTATEFLKS